One part of the Actinotignum schaalii genome encodes these proteins:
- a CDS encoding polyphenol oxidase family protein: MTRSALVEWVADISVPGGRIRAGFTSRAGGVSRAPFAGLNVAHHVGDDPAAVERNRALLAEQIGQRPVYMDQVHGDHLEDAGVLTSAGTFVAPGTDGLLIDIPLSSGATPVPRGAAAVVMVADCLPLLLVAQDRPAGAAVHVGRRGLEAGIGPAAARALGPEHLIAYLGPSICGRCYEVPEELRDSVSARIPEAAGRTAWGTPSLDIAAGLTAQLRAVGVPEIHVSPQCTREDPDFYSYRRASRTGRFAGVLAVDVTPRPAGTAPVDTALVGTALTDTAPVGTEAPCIETAGNAPAARRADKAGRVA, encoded by the coding sequence ATGACTCGTAGCGCTCTGGTGGAGTGGGTGGCGGATATTTCCGTGCCCGGTGGCCGCATCCGGGCGGGATTCACATCCCGCGCCGGTGGGGTATCCCGCGCTCCTTTTGCGGGCCTCAATGTGGCCCACCACGTCGGGGATGACCCCGCCGCCGTGGAGCGTAACCGAGCTCTCCTGGCAGAGCAGATCGGGCAGCGCCCCGTCTATATGGACCAGGTGCACGGGGACCACCTTGAAGATGCCGGCGTTCTGACTTCCGCCGGCACCTTCGTGGCCCCCGGCACCGACGGCCTCCTCATTGACATCCCGCTTAGCTCGGGCGCCACACCGGTACCGAGGGGCGCTGCCGCGGTGGTCATGGTGGCCGATTGCCTCCCGCTGCTCCTGGTAGCGCAGGATCGCCCCGCCGGGGCGGCCGTCCACGTGGGCCGGCGCGGTTTGGAGGCCGGTATCGGGCCGGCCGCGGCGCGCGCCCTCGGGCCGGAGCACCTCATCGCCTACCTTGGCCCGTCCATCTGCGGGCGCTGCTACGAAGTGCCCGAGGAGCTCCGGGATAGCGTTTCCGCGCGCATCCCCGAAGCTGCCGGGCGCACCGCCTGGGGCACGCCCTCCCTCGATATCGCGGCGGGGCTCACCGCCCAGCTGCGCGCCGTCGGTGTGCCTGAGATTCACGTCAGTCCTCAGTGCACCCGCGAAGATCCAGATTTTTATTCTTACCGACGTGCATCGCGCACCGGCCGCTTCGCCGGCGTGCTCGCGGTGGACGTCACTCCACGACCGGCGGGCACGGCGCCGGTGGACACTGCGCTAGTGGGAACGGCACTAACGGACACGGCGCCGGTGGGCACCGAAGCGCCGTGCATCGAAACTGCCGGCAACGCCCCCGCGGCGCGCCGTGCTGACAAGGCCGGGCGCGTCGCCTAA
- a CDS encoding cell division protein SepF — protein sequence MFQRFVSKATLNDDEYLDYQDDADYYEDDYEAETESPVSEIHAVEQPVDIARIITAKPRSFTEVRGFAEQFRDGLPVIINLAEADDVARNRIVDFATGICFGLHGDLNKISADVLLMTPRTVRMENQRPESRDSF from the coding sequence ATGTTCCAGCGTTTTGTCTCCAAGGCAACGCTTAACGACGACGAGTACCTGGATTACCAGGACGACGCCGATTACTACGAAGATGATTACGAGGCCGAAACGGAAAGCCCCGTCAGCGAAATTCACGCTGTGGAGCAGCCCGTGGATATCGCCCGCATCATCACCGCCAAGCCGCGTTCCTTCACCGAGGTGCGAGGCTTCGCCGAACAATTCCGTGACGGCCTGCCCGTTATCATCAACCTGGCGGAAGCCGACGACGTTGCACGCAATCGCATTGTCGATTTCGCCACCGGGATCTGCTTCGGGCTGCACGGGGATCTCAATAAGATTTCCGCGGACGTCCTGCTCATGACCCCGCGCACCGTCCGCATGGAAAACCAGCGCCCGGAGTCGCGTGATTCGTTCTAA
- a CDS encoding YggT family protein — protein sequence MAVLGIIFSTLISIYLLVLLARVIIDLVTIAARDWRPSGALLVIVNIVYALTDPILNLVRKIIPPLRLGGIAIDIGFIVVFIVLQILNGIILRIFVS from the coding sequence ATGGCAGTACTTGGAATCATTTTTTCCACCCTCATCAGCATCTATCTTCTGGTGCTGCTCGCGCGGGTGATTATTGATCTGGTGACCATTGCGGCGCGTGATTGGCGCCCCAGTGGCGCCCTTCTCGTTATCGTTAATATCGTCTACGCACTCACGGACCCGATTCTCAATCTGGTGCGCAAAATCATCCCGCCCCTGCGGTTGGGAGGCATCGCGATTGACATCGGTTTCATCGTTGTTTTTATCGTGCTTCAAATCCTCAATGGGATAATTTTACGTATCTTTGTCTCGTAG
- a CDS encoding DivIVA domain-containing protein produces the protein MAMLTAQDVMDVRFKRPETAETGYDEVQVDEFLDAIYETIVDLSKQLQEAENRATVAEARVTELQNGSGEEPAAPDQATTTASFAQPTGTVGEQAAAVLQMAQQTYEELVARGETEKAQKIQDAETRSAKIIEDAEAQSNRTLAQLEQERGLVERKISELRDFERDYRTRLHSYLETLLANVDSGAQEPEARN, from the coding sequence ATGGCAATGCTCACGGCACAGGATGTCATGGATGTCCGCTTTAAGCGCCCGGAAACCGCGGAGACCGGTTACGACGAGGTACAGGTCGACGAATTCCTTGACGCGATCTACGAAACCATCGTCGATCTGTCGAAGCAGCTCCAGGAAGCGGAGAATCGCGCCACCGTCGCCGAAGCGCGCGTGACCGAACTCCAGAACGGTTCGGGTGAAGAACCCGCAGCGCCGGACCAGGCCACAACCACCGCGTCCTTCGCTCAGCCCACCGGCACCGTTGGGGAGCAGGCCGCAGCCGTGCTTCAGATGGCACAGCAGACCTACGAAGAACTCGTGGCTCGCGGTGAAACCGAGAAGGCCCAGAAGATCCAGGATGCGGAAACCCGCAGCGCCAAGATCATCGAGGATGCCGAAGCTCAGTCCAACCGCACCCTGGCTCAGCTGGAGCAGGAGCGCGGCCTGGTGGAGCGCAAGATCTCCGAGCTGCGTGACTTCGAGCGTGACTACCGCACGCGGCTGCACAGCTACCTGGAGACGCTGCTCGCCAACGTCGATTCTGGCGCGCAGGAACCCGAAGCTCGTAACTAG
- the lspA gene encoding signal peptidase II — protein sequence MVRRSTSWFLILVGALAVVAIDQLTKQWAIANLSQTERIAIVGDALGLHLVFNPGAAFSLGANSTRVITAIALVVVLAVFPVLAARVRHRWIGVGLALMWGGAAGNLIDRIFFEPGGFAGHVVDFIAYFDWFVGNVADIALVAGAVIMIAVAFFMNDGAARASVDSGSTPDIAAPPAAQSAASVPAADSVSTSGSVPQPGKPERGE from the coding sequence ATGGTGAGGCGAAGCACCTCGTGGTTCCTCATCCTCGTGGGGGCGCTGGCCGTGGTGGCCATCGACCAACTCACGAAGCAGTGGGCCATCGCTAACCTCAGCCAAACGGAGCGCATCGCCATTGTGGGGGATGCCCTCGGGCTGCACCTGGTCTTCAACCCGGGTGCAGCATTCTCACTGGGGGCAAATTCCACCCGCGTCATTACCGCCATCGCGCTTGTCGTGGTGCTCGCGGTTTTCCCCGTCCTCGCGGCACGGGTACGGCACCGCTGGATCGGCGTGGGCCTGGCCCTCATGTGGGGTGGCGCGGCCGGCAATCTCATCGACCGGATCTTCTTCGAGCCGGGTGGTTTTGCCGGGCACGTGGTCGATTTCATCGCCTACTTCGACTGGTTCGTGGGAAACGTGGCCGATATTGCACTGGTGGCCGGGGCCGTGATCATGATCGCAGTCGCGTTCTTCATGAACGACGGCGCAGCTCGGGCCAGCGTGGACTCGGGCTCCACACCCGATATCGCCGCGCCTCCAGCCGCCCAGTCGGCAGCCTCGGTGCCCGCAGCAGATTCCGTATCCACATCAGGCTCCGTGCCCCAACCTGGCAAGCCGGAGCGAGGCGAGTAG
- a CDS encoding RluA family pseudouridine synthase, protein MWRTYPVTEEFNEARIDAAIARLTGLSRAEVQRLIDTGDVLLDGSPVAKSLRLRAPSILEINIPTPRTVAPRGGDVTIPILYEDADLVVVDKPAGLAAHPSLNFTGPDVLGALMNAGVQLSAYGPAERKGIVHRLDVGTSGCMVVAKSERAYVLLKDEFRNRVPEKIYHALVQGHPDPLSGTVDAPIGRDPRHQWKMGVRADGRHSITHYDTLEAMAGGSLLQVHLETGRTHQIRVHMSALGHPCVGDTTYGADPGLSETLGLTRQWLHATRLGFEHPDGSWREFEAPYPEDLATALERMRKGVFS, encoded by the coding sequence ATGTGGCGGACCTATCCGGTCACGGAAGAATTTAACGAGGCCCGTATCGACGCCGCTATCGCGCGCCTGACCGGCCTCTCGCGGGCGGAAGTGCAACGCCTCATCGACACCGGGGATGTCCTCCTGGACGGCAGCCCGGTCGCGAAATCCCTCCGGCTGCGCGCGCCGAGCATCCTGGAAATCAATATTCCTACCCCGCGCACCGTTGCCCCGCGCGGGGGAGATGTCACCATCCCCATCCTCTACGAAGATGCCGATCTGGTGGTGGTGGATAAACCGGCCGGCCTGGCGGCCCATCCCTCCCTCAACTTCACCGGTCCGGACGTGCTGGGCGCCCTCATGAACGCCGGGGTGCAGCTCTCCGCCTACGGCCCGGCCGAACGCAAGGGGATTGTTCACCGGCTGGACGTGGGCACCTCCGGGTGCATGGTGGTGGCGAAATCAGAACGCGCTTACGTGCTGCTCAAGGATGAGTTCCGCAACCGCGTTCCCGAAAAGATCTATCACGCCCTCGTGCAGGGGCATCCCGACCCGCTCTCCGGCACCGTGGACGCCCCCATCGGGCGCGATCCGCGCCACCAGTGGAAAATGGGGGTGCGGGCGGACGGGCGCCACTCCATCACACACTACGACACCCTCGAAGCCATGGCCGGCGGCAGCCTCCTCCAGGTCCACCTGGAAACCGGGCGCACCCACCAGATCCGGGTGCATATGTCCGCCCTCGGCCACCCCTGCGTGGGGGACACTACCTACGGGGCCGACCCGGGCCTGAGCGAAACCCTGGGGCTCACCCGCCAGTGGCTGCACGCCACCCGCCTCGGCTTTGAACATCCGGATGGCAGCTGGCGCGAATTCGAGGCTCCCTACCCGGAAGACCTCGCCACCGCTCTTGAACGCATGCGTAAAGGAGTTTTTTCATGA
- a CDS encoding GNAT family N-acetyltransferase, whose protein sequence is MTTAHDGAPLHGAPRPATPPPAAPDTTVPQRPTTQLRWLEGDLERARALRIEVFCGEQGVELEEELDDIDERAHHVVVENNAGEALGAARVYETTEGVVHLGRVCVTSAARGLGVGRFLCEAAAQVALREFGHAGQVRIVLDAQEDKIGFYRALGYELTARAPFLDARIWHREMARVVSAG, encoded by the coding sequence ATGACGACGGCGCACGACGGCGCACCGCTGCACGGCGCGCCGCGACCCGCCACCCCGCCGCCCGCCGCGCCAGATACCACCGTGCCGCAGCGCCCCACCACCCAGCTGCGCTGGCTCGAGGGAGACCTGGAGCGGGCCCGCGCCCTCCGTATCGAGGTTTTCTGCGGGGAACAGGGCGTGGAGCTTGAGGAAGAACTTGACGATATCGACGAACGCGCCCACCACGTCGTCGTCGAAAATAATGCTGGTGAGGCATTAGGTGCGGCACGGGTCTACGAAACCACCGAAGGCGTCGTACACCTGGGGCGGGTGTGCGTGACCAGCGCGGCCCGCGGGCTAGGCGTGGGGCGCTTCCTGTGCGAGGCGGCCGCCCAGGTGGCGCTGCGCGAATTTGGACACGCCGGGCAGGTGCGGATTGTTCTCGACGCCCAGGAGGACAAAATCGGCTTCTACCGGGCCCTCGGCTACGAACTCACGGCCCGCGCACCCTTCCTGGACGCGCGCATCTGGCACCGGGAAATGGCGCGGGTAGTGAGCGCTGGATAG
- the dnaE gene encoding DNA polymerase III subunit alpha gives MAAPSDFVHLHTHTEYSLLDGAAKIKPLVAQAVAQNQSALAITDHGYCFGAYEFYRACKDAGIKPIIGVEAYMTPGTSRYSSNRVLWGDESQRSDDVSARGAYTHMTLLATNNTGMHNLFRLDSRASLEGQMGKWPRMDIELLEELHEGLIGTAGCPSGEVQTRLRLGQHAEALEAAGRMQEIFGKENYFVEIMDHDNEIERRTRNDLLELAKKINAPLLATNDSHYVRAEDHSVQDAMLCINSGSTLQDPNRFKFDGHGYHLRSTEEMYKLFGDLPGAMENTLLVAERCNISFTTAAEGANYMPVFPVPDGEDITSWFIKEVERGLHSRYGEHIPDHVRQRANYEVEVIVQMGFPGYFLVVSDYILWAKRNGIRVGPGRGSGAGSMVAYALHITELDPIEHGLLFERFLNPERVSMPDIDVDFDERRRGEVIAYVEDKYGHDKVSQVVTFGTIKTKQALKDASRVLGYPFEMGERLTKALPPSVMGKDIPLSGVFDEKNSRYMEAGEFRDMVSTDVDAKRVFDLAQGIEGLTRQWGVHACAILMSSVPLTDVIPVMKRPADGAVITQFEYPECEDLGILKMDFLGLSNLTTIEDALENIVANNKEPLDIDNVPLDDATTFELLQHADTLGIFQLDGSGMRTLLKQMKPTEFEDISAVSALYRPGPMGMNSHTNYALRKNGLQKIEAIHPELEEILAPILAPTYGLIVYQEQIMQIARTVAGFTMGQADSLRKAMGKKKKDVMDKMYVDFEAGMVAQGFSKDAVKTLWGTMEPFASYAFNKSHSACYGVISYWTAYLKAHYPVEYMAALLTSRKDNKDKMAVYLGEARRMGIKVLVPDVNESLANFSAVGEEIRFGLSAVRNVGTKVVDGIISAREEKGPFTSFQDFLDKVPLEVLNKRSVECLVRAGAFDSMGYTRRALLSKVAEAVDAVVALKKNEAVGQFDLFGGSEIAGGVEVDIPELPEWDKREKLNLERDMLGLYVSDHPLSGMEHILDRAADTTVVRLLDDDAATDGRTVTLAGLVTAVQPRISKKNGKMWATIVLEDMTGSTEINFFPATYQTVAGLLAPDQVAIITARVSDRDGNIQLSAQDMKIPSGDLLPDSPVDVQLAERICTRDLLGQLSDLLRTYPGSAPVRLHIQRPGRTSVVQVGQEFYVKPEARFFSDLKVLLGRNCVVS, from the coding sequence ATGGCCGCTCCCTCAGATTTCGTTCACCTCCACACCCATACCGAATACTCCCTGCTGGACGGGGCGGCGAAAATCAAGCCGCTGGTGGCGCAGGCCGTCGCCCAAAACCAAAGCGCCCTGGCCATCACCGACCACGGCTACTGTTTCGGCGCCTACGAGTTTTACCGGGCCTGCAAGGATGCCGGCATCAAACCGATTATCGGGGTGGAAGCCTATATGACCCCGGGGACCTCGCGGTACTCCAGCAACCGGGTGCTGTGGGGGGATGAATCACAGCGCAGCGATGATGTCTCGGCGCGCGGGGCCTATACCCATATGACTTTGCTTGCCACCAATAACACGGGGATGCATAACCTCTTCCGGCTCGATTCGCGCGCCTCGCTGGAAGGCCAAATGGGCAAATGGCCCCGCATGGATATCGAGCTTCTTGAGGAGCTCCACGAAGGCCTTATCGGCACCGCCGGCTGCCCCTCCGGGGAGGTGCAAACCCGGTTGCGCCTGGGCCAGCACGCCGAAGCTCTCGAGGCCGCCGGGCGCATGCAGGAAATCTTCGGTAAAGAGAACTACTTCGTGGAAATCATGGACCACGATAATGAGATCGAGCGGCGCACCCGCAATGACCTGCTCGAACTCGCCAAGAAAATCAATGCGCCGCTGCTGGCCACCAATGATTCGCATTACGTGCGCGCGGAGGACCATTCCGTCCAGGACGCCATGCTCTGCATTAACTCCGGCTCCACCCTCCAGGATCCCAACCGTTTCAAATTCGACGGGCACGGTTATCACCTGCGTTCCACCGAGGAAATGTACAAGCTCTTCGGGGATCTGCCCGGAGCCATGGAAAACACCCTGCTGGTGGCAGAACGCTGCAATATCTCCTTCACCACCGCCGCCGAAGGCGCCAATTACATGCCGGTCTTCCCGGTGCCCGACGGGGAAGACATCACCTCCTGGTTCATTAAGGAAGTGGAACGCGGCCTGCATTCGCGCTACGGGGAACATATTCCCGATCACGTGCGCCAGCGCGCCAATTACGAAGTGGAAGTTATTGTCCAGATGGGCTTCCCCGGCTACTTCCTCGTGGTCTCCGATTACATCCTGTGGGCCAAACGTAACGGCATCCGAGTCGGGCCGGGGCGTGGCTCCGGAGCCGGCTCCATGGTGGCCTACGCGCTACATATCACCGAACTTGACCCCATCGAACACGGCCTCCTCTTCGAACGTTTCCTCAACCCGGAACGCGTGTCCATGCCCGATATTGACGTGGACTTCGATGAACGCCGCCGCGGGGAAGTCATCGCCTACGTGGAAGACAAATACGGGCATGACAAAGTCTCCCAGGTGGTCACATTCGGCACCATTAAAACGAAGCAGGCCCTCAAGGATGCCTCCCGGGTGCTCGGCTACCCCTTCGAAATGGGCGAACGCCTCACCAAGGCCCTCCCGCCCTCGGTCATGGGCAAGGACATCCCGCTTTCCGGCGTTTTCGATGAAAAGAATTCCCGCTATATGGAAGCCGGGGAATTCCGCGATATGGTCTCCACCGACGTGGATGCCAAACGCGTTTTCGACCTGGCTCAGGGCATCGAAGGCCTCACCCGCCAGTGGGGTGTGCACGCCTGCGCCATCCTCATGTCCTCCGTGCCCCTCACGGACGTGATCCCGGTGATGAAACGCCCGGCGGACGGCGCGGTTATCACCCAATTCGAATATCCCGAATGTGAGGACCTCGGCATCCTCAAAATGGACTTCCTGGGGCTGTCCAACCTCACCACCATTGAGGACGCCCTGGAAAATATCGTGGCGAATAATAAAGAGCCGCTCGATATTGATAATGTTCCCCTCGATGACGCGACAACCTTCGAACTGCTCCAGCACGCCGATACCCTCGGTATTTTCCAGCTGGATGGGTCGGGGATGCGCACTCTGCTCAAGCAGATGAAACCCACGGAATTCGAGGACATTTCCGCGGTTTCCGCCCTCTATCGCCCCGGCCCCATGGGGATGAATTCCCACACTAATTACGCGCTGCGTAAGAACGGGCTACAGAAAATCGAGGCGATCCACCCTGAGCTGGAGGAGATCCTCGCGCCGATTCTGGCCCCCACCTACGGCCTGATCGTCTATCAGGAACAGATCATGCAGATCGCCCGCACGGTGGCCGGTTTCACCATGGGCCAGGCAGATTCCCTGCGTAAAGCCATGGGCAAGAAGAAAAAAGACGTCATGGACAAGATGTACGTCGATTTCGAAGCCGGGATGGTGGCCCAGGGCTTTAGCAAGGACGCGGTGAAAACCCTGTGGGGCACCATGGAGCCCTTCGCGTCCTACGCGTTCAATAAATCCCATTCGGCCTGCTACGGCGTGATTTCCTACTGGACGGCCTACCTGAAAGCCCACTACCCGGTGGAATACATGGCGGCCCTCCTCACCTCCCGCAAAGATAATAAAGACAAAATGGCGGTCTACCTCGGGGAAGCTCGCCGCATGGGCATCAAGGTTTTGGTGCCCGACGTCAACGAATCCCTGGCGAATTTCTCCGCCGTGGGGGAGGAGATCCGCTTCGGCCTCTCCGCGGTGCGCAATGTCGGCACGAAAGTCGTGGACGGCATTATTAGCGCCCGCGAAGAGAAGGGCCCCTTCACGTCCTTCCAGGACTTCCTCGACAAGGTCCCCCTCGAGGTCCTCAATAAGCGCAGCGTGGAATGCCTCGTGCGCGCCGGGGCTTTCGACTCCATGGGCTATACCCGCCGCGCCTTGCTCTCCAAAGTCGCCGAGGCGGTCGATGCCGTCGTCGCCCTGAAGAAAAATGAAGCGGTGGGGCAATTCGATTTGTTCGGCGGTTCGGAAATCGCCGGCGGGGTGGAGGTCGATATCCCCGAGCTGCCCGAATGGGATAAACGCGAAAAGCTCAACCTCGAGCGCGATATGCTCGGCCTGTATGTCTCCGACCACCCGCTTTCGGGCATGGAGCATATTTTGGACCGTGCGGCGGACACCACGGTGGTGCGTCTTTTGGACGACGACGCCGCAACGGACGGGCGGACTGTGACATTGGCCGGACTCGTCACAGCTGTCCAACCGCGCATCTCCAAGAAAAACGGGAAGATGTGGGCGACGATCGTCCTGGAAGATATGACGGGCAGTACCGAAATTAACTTCTTCCCGGCTACCTACCAGACCGTGGCCGGGCTGCTCGCCCCGGACCAGGTGGCGATTATTACCGCGCGCGTCTCGGATCGCGATGGCAATATTCAGCTTTCCGCCCAGGATATGAAAATCCCGAGCGGTGACCTGCTCCCGGATTCGCCCGTGGATGTGCAGCTGGCTGAACGTATCTGCACTCGCGATCTGCTCGGGCAGCTGAGCGATTTGCTGCGCACCTACCCGGGTAGTGCCCCGGTACGTCTCCATATTCAGCGCCCCGGGCGTACCTCGGTGGTGCAGGTGGGCCAGGAGTTTTACGTCAAACCCGAAGCGCGTTTCTTCTCCGATCTCAAGGTGCTCCTCGGGCGTAACTGCGTGGTGTCGTAG
- a CDS encoding metal ABC transporter substrate-binding protein: MKKTLTRMVALLSCTALLGSTALLAGCQPSSTSPADGASSSAVASSTDTARIGVTASFTPIRWLAEQIGGDYVTVTSATPTNVEPHDYEFSPKQVAELESTDVIFYVSGFQPSLDAAISTIGAGNAVNLADAAKLVHHRGLADNHGDEATEAGRVLDPHFWLDPVRMQDVAEAITASLSSMDPEHRADFEANFARLKQELTDLNSRYSTGLAQCATTTVVSSHAAFGYLTDRYNLVQVGIAGIDPDQDPSPLDISEVKRIMAETGTRTIFAEANSPAKTAEAIAAETGAQLSSLSTAEADPEGAGYLAIMDSNLAHLREGLQCQ; the protein is encoded by the coding sequence GTGAAGAAAACTTTGACTCGTATGGTGGCGCTGCTGAGCTGCACGGCGCTGCTGGGATCCACCGCCCTGCTGGCCGGGTGCCAGCCCTCCTCAACCTCACCCGCGGATGGTGCTTCAAGCTCCGCAGTCGCATCGAGCACGGATACCGCACGCATTGGCGTGACGGCATCCTTCACCCCGATCCGGTGGCTTGCCGAACAGATCGGCGGGGACTACGTGACGGTCACCTCCGCCACCCCCACCAATGTGGAACCCCATGATTACGAGTTCTCCCCGAAGCAGGTCGCGGAGTTGGAAAGTACGGATGTTATCTTCTACGTCTCCGGATTCCAGCCCTCTCTTGACGCGGCTATTTCCACCATCGGGGCCGGTAACGCCGTGAACCTGGCCGATGCCGCGAAGCTGGTCCACCACCGCGGCCTGGCCGATAACCACGGGGATGAAGCCACCGAAGCCGGGCGCGTCCTCGACCCGCATTTCTGGCTCGACCCGGTGCGCATGCAGGATGTTGCCGAGGCGATCACCGCGTCGCTCTCCTCCATGGATCCGGAGCACCGCGCTGATTTCGAGGCGAATTTCGCGCGCCTCAAGCAAGAGCTCACCGATCTGAATTCACGTTACTCCACCGGCCTGGCCCAGTGCGCCACCACCACGGTGGTGTCCTCCCACGCGGCCTTCGGTTACCTGACCGACCGCTACAACCTCGTCCAGGTGGGGATCGCCGGGATTGACCCGGATCAGGATCCCTCCCCGCTCGATATTTCCGAAGTGAAACGCATTATGGCGGAAACCGGGACCCGCACTATCTTCGCGGAAGCCAATAGCCCGGCGAAAACCGCGGAGGCTATCGCCGCGGAAACCGGCGCGCAGCTCTCCTCGCTGAGCACCGCGGAAGCAGATCCGGAGGGCGCGGGCTACCTGGCCATTATGGATAGCAACCTCGCCCACCTGCGTGAGGGATTGCAGTGCCAGTAA
- a CDS encoding metal ABC transporter ATP-binding protein, producing the protein MPVSPAPAPGAGAAPGTSPAPARGAAPAQPAVTPALLARDLCITLGGREIVHSAHLEIAAGESVGIFGPNGSGKSTLVKGLLGVVPHTGTAQIFGADTARPRQVPWHRVGYVPQSMVHAGNLPATALEVVRSGLLSGRRLFADKGKTARAAAYEALAAVGLESRAQDPVRVFSGGQQHRVMIARALVRRPDLLVLDEPLAGIDARARADLAEILTRLHGSGLTLVMVLHERGELAHLVGRDIQVSDGYVHGGVAPAPANGPAPATAHAPVADSAQGVAQ; encoded by the coding sequence GTGCCAGTAAGCCCGGCCCCGGCACCGGGTGCGGGCGCGGCACCCGGAACGTCCCCGGCACCGGCTAGGGGCGCGGCACCGGCGCAGCCCGCGGTTACTCCGGCACTCCTCGCCCGCGATCTGTGCATTACCCTGGGCGGGCGCGAAATCGTGCATTCAGCCCACCTGGAGATCGCAGCCGGGGAATCGGTGGGGATTTTCGGGCCCAACGGCTCGGGCAAATCCACCCTTGTCAAAGGGCTTCTCGGCGTCGTACCCCATACCGGAACCGCGCAGATTTTCGGGGCGGATACGGCGCGCCCCCGCCAGGTGCCCTGGCACCGGGTGGGCTACGTGCCCCAGTCGATGGTGCATGCCGGCAACCTCCCCGCCACCGCCCTGGAAGTGGTGCGTTCCGGTTTGCTTTCCGGGCGCCGCCTCTTCGCGGATAAAGGGAAAACGGCCCGCGCCGCCGCCTACGAGGCCCTCGCGGCGGTGGGTTTGGAAAGCCGTGCCCAGGACCCGGTGCGGGTCTTTTCCGGTGGGCAGCAGCACCGTGTCATGATTGCCCGGGCACTGGTGCGCCGCCCCGATCTGCTGGTGCTCGACGAACCGTTGGCCGGGATCGATGCCCGCGCCCGCGCCGACCTCGCCGAGATCCTCACCCGCTTGCACGGCTCGGGCCTCACCCTCGTCATGGTGCTCCACGAACGCGGGGAACTCGCCCACCTGGTGGGCCGCGATATTCAGGTATCCGATGGCTACGTGCACGGGGGAGTGGCGCCCGCACCCGCGAATGGCCCGGCACCTGCAACCGCGCATGCACCGGTAGCAGACTCGGCGCAAGGAGTGGCGCAATGA